One window from the genome of Crassostrea angulata isolate pt1a10 chromosome 2, ASM2561291v2, whole genome shotgun sequence encodes:
- the LOC128171286 gene encoding keratin-associated protein 19-2-like — MKSAVALALLLCMMTLSAQGIIYGGYGNYGLYNGLGYGGLYGGYGGLYGGYGGYGGHFPHHSYYGSRLYYNPIHGLHSHGSIHHHDTPIY; from the exons ATGAAGTCCGCTGTGGCTCTCGCTCTCTTGCTGT GCATGATGACac tGTCTGCTCAGGGCATTATTTACGGAGGTTATGGCA ACTATGGGTTATATAATGGATTAGGATACGGTGGATTATATGGGGGATACGGTGGGTTATACGGTGGATACGGTGGATACGGTGGACACTTCCCACACCACAGTTACTATGGCAGCAGGCTTTACTACAACCCCATCCACGGACTCCACAGTCATGGCAGCATTCACCACCATGACACGCCCATCTACTGA